From the Acipenser ruthenus unplaced genomic scaffold, fAciRut3.2 maternal haplotype, whole genome shotgun sequence genome, one window contains:
- the LOC131735440 gene encoding CD9 antigen-like, with the protein MALDVHGQSCKLLLEFFNIIFAMVGFGMVSLGLCGSQTCGFFNLDLNSQMLIIGVFAAGALMLLVAIVGHAGMYSESREALEIVSVLLVVLCAAEIGAGVLAFVNKDKVARSLSTLYKTVYMQYMNKRDQRQAIALHIFHYGLNCCGMGGPLEPFVRDTCPKKSEFWDVLNTSSCVTAISNLFDSNAPIVWGFFIGIAVLLIVACYLSHSILVNEDPRS; encoded by the exons ATGGCACTCGACGTTCACGGGCAGTCTTGCAAACTTTTGCTGGAGTTTTTTAACATAATTTTCGCG ATGGTTGGCTTCGGGATGGTGTCGCTGGGTTTGTGCGGCTCACAAACCTGCGGGTTTTTCAATCTCGATCTCAACTCTCAGATGTTAATTATCG GTGTGTTTGCTGCAGGAGCTCTGATGTTGCTGGTGGCTATAGTGGGACACGCTGGAATGTACAGCGAGTCCAGGGAGGCACTGGAAATA GTCTCGGTTCTCCTGGTGGTTCTGTGCGCAGCTGAGATCGGTGCTGGAGTCCTGGCCTTCGTCAACAAGGATAAG GTGGCACGCAGTCTTTCAACGCTCTATAAAACGGTCTACATGCAGTACATGAACAAGAGAGATCAAAGGCAGGCCATCGCCCTGCACATCTTCCACTACGGG CTGAATTGCTGCGGGATGGGCGGACCGCTGGAACCCTTCGTTCGGGACACCTGCCCGAAAAAATCCGAATTCTGGGATGTACTAAACACCTCG TCCTGTGTCACCGCTATCTCCAACCTGTTTGACTCCAACGCTCCGATAGTTTGGGGGTTCTTCATTGGAATCGCTGTGCTCCTG ATCGTGGCTTGTTATTTGTCTCACTCCATTCTTGTAAACGAGGATCCTCGCTCCTAG
- the LOC131735439 gene encoding ankyrin repeat domain-containing protein 54-like produces MESWVPEVPGAAGGSEEVQEDRFRLSVLGEGVRLGCGASEADPALSYLRLLWDPNQAGADPAAGNPSRAEPNRVGKIGVSRVKRHVRAHRAAGPIGKEAYAVKRLREAANGNDVETVERLLRGHTDACSADDKGRTALHFASCNGNEQIVARFSHGADPNQRDGLGNTALHLAACTNHVPVITALLRGGARVDALDRAGRTPLHLAKSKLNILLEGQSQSLEALRSEVRQIIQMLREYLSRLGCSDERERLDQLSSRLHRTRTKEQVDEVTDLLASFTSLSLQMHSLGER; encoded by the exons ATGGAAAGCTGGGTCCCAGAGGTACCGGGAGCAGCGGGCGGTTCGGAAGAAGTCCAGGAGGACCGGTTTCGTTTATCGGTCCTCGGCGAGGGGGTGAGGCTGGGCTGCGGTGCGTCTGAAGCCGACCCGGCTCTGAGTTACCTCCGCCTGCTGTGGGACCCGAACCAGGCCGGTGCCGACCCAGCGGCGGGGAACCCGAGCCGAGCGGAGCCGAACCGGGTGGGGAAGATCGGGGTGAGCCGAGTCAAGAGACACGTCAGAGCGCATCGAGCCGCCGGACCGATTGGGAAAGAAGCGTACG CCGTGAAGAGATTGCGTGAGGCAGCGAATGGAAACGACGTGGAAACAG tggagaggtTGCTGAGGGGTCACACTGACGCCTGCTCCGCGGATGATAAGGGCCGCACGGCGCTCCACTTTGCATCCTGCAACGGGAACGAGCAGATTG TTGCTCGCTTCTCTCACGGTGCCGACCCAAACCAGAGGGATGGACTTGGAAACACGGCACTGCACttag CTGCCTGCACCAACCATGTCCCCGTGATCACAGCCCTGCTGAGAGGAG GCGCTCGTGTGGACGCCCTGGACCGCGCTGGAAGGACCCCTCTGCACCTGGCCAAATCCAAACTGAACATCCTGCTGGAGGGCCAATCACAGAGCCTGGAGGCGCTGCGGAGCGAAGTGAGacag atTATTCAGATGCTCAGGGAGTATCTGTCTCGGCTCGGTTGctctgatgagagagagaggctggatcAGCTGAGCAGCCGCCTGCACAGAACCAGAACCAAGGAGCAG GTTGACGAGGTGACAGATCTGCTGGCCAGCTTCACTTCACTCAGCCTGCAGATGCACAGCCTGGGGGAGCGgtag